The region TGCGACAGGGTGGTGAGCGGGCCCGTACGGATCCGCTCGAATCCCTCGTTGACGTTGTCCTCGACCGTCAGCGGCCACACGTCCCGGGCGGGACCCGTGATCAGCAGTCCGAAGCCCACCATCAGGGCGGCCTGGCAGACGGTCAGTACGCCGATGCGGGCGGCGGCCTTGCCGGTACCGCAGGGCAGGACGGACGAGCGGCCCGGCCGGACCGCTTCGGGTCCTTCCCCAGTCGCTCCTGTGGCTCTCTCCGGCACGGCGGTCGGCATCGGGACTCCCACGGGTCGGCGCCTCGCGGCGGTCTTCGGCTGGGTGGCTTTCGCACCCGATGCACCGCCGTGTGCCCCCGAAGCGGAGGCGCAGACGCTCTGTGACGTGGGAATCCACGAACTCGCGCCCCGGACACGCGCGGAAGGTGCGTCTTGGTCAGTTGCGCCCCGGCGGCAACGCATCGCGCCACACGGCGAACAACTTCCGCATCGCCCGCTGCGACGGCGACACGCGCAGTCCGAAGTCCCCCGGCGCCCAAGCCGGTTGAACGGGTCGACCGGCTCCGTGCCGCGGCCCGCCGCCGCACCGTCTACCAGCAGGCCTGGGACGCCCTTGGATCACGGATCCGGGTGTTCGTCTCCTACTCCCAGTACTCCACCGTGCGTCCCCGTATCCATCTGGCGAACCTGGCACAGTGACAGGCCGCCGACGACGTGGACCAGGCGTTCGACGTCGGCAACCTGCGTCTGCTCGATCCCCTGGGCTTCACCGCTGCCGAGCTCTCCCAGATGGGCAGCGCACGTCTCGGCCCCACCGCCCGCTTCCGCCCTACGTCGGTGACGTCTCAGCCGACGCTGTCGCGTGGAAGCACCATGCTGCGCAGGTCGTTGCAGCCCGCCGACAGAGAGTCGCCCGGAACCGGCCATGCCTGGTGGGACTGAAGAGCGAGGCTCACCAGAGTGAGGAGCAGGCTGATGTCGGCGTTCACTTCGAGGCGTATCGTCACCCACCGCGATTCGGGCACCATCCGGACCGCGGTGGCGCCCCTGAGATGATCCTGGAAACGGTGAATGGCACGCGCTGTGAGGTGCAGGTCGACATCGTGATCCGAATGGAAGTGCACGATCTCGCCCTGCGCCGAACTCAGCGCCCGCCCTGTGCCGCAGCTCGGCCGGGCCTCCGCGAGGTCCGGCCAGCCCGCCAGTTGCGTCATGGCACGCGAGGCCAACGTCATGCGCCCATCATGACGAGCTCACCCTCCGGCCACCAGGACTTGAGCGAGCCGTAACTGAGCCGTAGCCCACGCATGTCCGGAAATGGCGGGTGGAAGTCAGGGGCGTTTCTCCCCGAGCGGGCAGCGTTCTCCGAGGTCGAGGGCGAGGTCGCACGGGACGAGTGGGGCAGGCGGGGTCGAGTGCCTTGCGCTGGAGGGCGAGGACGAGCCTGATGTCGGGATCGGCGAGATTGATACCGACGGTCTGTTCGATCTTCGTCGGTCGGTAGCGCAGGGTGTTCGGATGGATGTGCAACCGCTGCGCGGCGGGCCACGGCCGGCGCCCGCTCGGCCTCCTTGCGTGACCTGGGCAGTCCGTCGCGGTTGTCGGCCGCCGAACCGACGCCCGCGTAGCTGGGCATACGATCCGGTCCCGCCGTCGAGCAGGTCCCGCAGCCAGTCCCGTACCGTCGCCGCGGAGTTCTCCTGGGGACGGCCGACCGTCAGGACGAGGTACCAGAGGCTGGGCGACTGCCCGGCGTGCACGGTCAGATCCCGGGACCGCTGCATCAGCGCGAGCCCGTGTTCCAGCCGGGAGCGGGCGATGGCGCGTTGGAGGGGTCGACCCGGTGGGTGCGGTAGTCCTCGGTCCTGCGCCGCATCAGATGCACCGCGACCCCGTGGGCGATCCGGACGAACGCCGTCACCTGCCGCCGCTCGGCCCCGGACACCACCGCCCACATCGACCCGAGGCCGAAGCTCCCGGCGCGCAGCCCCACCGGGCCCTAGCCGCGAGCGATCTCCCGCGGGACCCCGCAGACGAGCCGGCCTCCATCGAACGCGAACTCACGGGCAACTGAGCACCACCGCCCCGCACAGCCGAGCGGCCCCGGACTCCAAGGTCCGGGGCCGCTCGGCATCAGCACATGGGCTCACGCCATCCAGAAGAAGACCGCGGTCATCCGCTTGTCCTCCAACGTGCTGCCCCAGTAGCCGGTGGCGCTGTGCATCAGATTGGCGTGGTACAGGAGCAGCCGGTTGTAGCGGTGCGGGACCTCGAGGTCCTCGACGAAGGAGTCCGGCGCCACGAACCGCGTACCCAGCGCGTCGACCAGGTTGTTGTGCGGAGCCGCCACCACGTTCCCGCCGAGCCGGCCGCCGGGCAGGCTCTGCCGGTAGAAGCTCGTTCCGCAGCTCTTGGGTACGACCGGGTTGAGATAGAGCACGGCGGCGTACCGGCACAGTGCGCGGGAGTCGGTGTGCGGGCGCGGTTGGCCCTCGTCCTTGCCGACGACCTGGACGCAGTTGTGGTTGAGCGTGCCCCCGGAGGGCGTGCTCTGCACCCACAGCTCCTTCGCGCCCGTTGCCTTCTTCACCAGCCGTTCCACGCGGGCCAGTTCACCCGGTTCGAGCCCCGGCATCGTCCGCAGGCCCGGCCAGCTCTCCGAGGTGTACGGGTAGCCCTTGGCCCAGTCGTCCTTGGCGAGACAGCGCGCCCGGACGGCGTCCGCGTCGGGCAGCACGTCGTCGAAGACCCAGTAGTCCCGGTCACGGGTCGGTTTCCGATACGGGAGGACAGGGAGGGCCGGAGTCCGTGGGGGGTGTGAGGACATGCGGCCGACCATAGTGGCGGCGTTGGTCACCACTCGCCTTGGAATTGGTCAACAATCTGTCAACTTCGCTTGGCCGCAAGGCTGTCCGCGCGCCCTCCGTGTCTCGCGCATGCCCCGTGCGCATGCCCCATGCGCATCCCGCTCGCGCCCCGCGCGCCAGCTTGGAAATGAGATCCATTTTCAGATAGCGTCAGTCGTGTCCACCTACCTTGGAGACCGACATGGCCGTGCCAAAACGCAAGATGTCCCGCAGCAACACCCGCCACCGCCGCGCCCAGTGGAAGGCCGCCACGGCGCGGCTCGTCCCGATCACCGTCGACGGCGCCTCCCACCTCGTACCCCAGCGGCTGGCCAAGGCGTACGAGCGCGGCCTGCTCCGCCCGGAGGGCTGACATGCGCGCGGCCTTCGTCGGAAAGGGCGGCAGCGGCAAGACCACGCTGTCGGCCCTCTTCTCCCGCGAGCTGGCGCACTCCGGTGCGCCCGTCGTCGCCATCGACGGCGACATCAACCAGCACCTGGCCCACGCCCTAGGCCTCGGCGACGACGAGACCTTCGCCGCCCCGCCCCTCAGCGCGCGCCTCGGCGAGATCAAGGCCCACCTGCGCGGCAGCAACCCGCGCATCACCTCGCCCGAGGCCATGATCAAGACCACGCCGCCGGGCCGCGGCTCACGCCTGTTGCGCCTCCTCGGCGACGACCCGGTGCACACTTCGCACCTCCAACGGGTCGGCGGCGTACCGCTGATGGTCACCGGTGAGTTCGACGAGAGCGATCTCGGCGTGGCCTGCTACCACTCCAAACTCGGAGCGGTGGAGCTGTACCTCAACCATCTCGTCGACGGGCACGGCGAGTACGTCGTCGTCGATATGACCGCCGGTGCCGACGCCTTCGCCTCCGGACTGTTCACCCGCTTCGACATGACCTTCCTGGTCGCCGAACCCACCCGCAAGGGCGTCTCCGTCTACCGCCAGTACCGCGACCACGCCGAGGAGTTCGGCATCCCGATCGCGGTGATCGGCAACAAGGTCACCGCCGAGGACGACCTGCTCTTCCTCAAGGAACACGTCGGCGACGACCTCCTGACGTACGTACGGCACTCCTCCTGGGTGCGCGCCCAGGAGCAGGGCCGACCCCACGGCGACCTCGAACCGCACAACATCCACGCGCTGCGCCACATGCGGACGGCCCTGGACGCCCGTACGAAGGACTGGACGGCCTTCCAGGAACACGCCGTCGCCTTCCACCTCCGCAACGCCGCGGCCTGGGCCGACCGGGCCACCGGGACCGACCTCTCCGCACAGATCGACCCCGACTTCCGGCACGGCCCCACCGCCCTCGAGCCGTCCACCGACTGACCCCCCGCGCACGGCCGGAGTACCACCGGCGCACCACCGAACCACCTAACGACAGGACTGCCACTCTCATGTCACTCGACGTCTCCCCGAAGCTGCTCGCCGAAGCCGAACGCGGTCCGGTCCGCGAAGCGGACTTCGTGGACACCGTCCGTACGTCCCTGCCGTACGCGTACGACCTCATCGCCGACCTGGCTCATCAACTCCGCGACGGGACGGCCGAGTTCGCCGACAACCACACTCCGCCGCCCTCCGAGAAGGAACGCGGCCAGCTACTGCGGGCGCTCGCCAGCGACGCGATCCGCGGCAGCCTGGAGCGGCACTTCGGCGTCACCCTCGCCTTCATGAACTGCCACCGCGTCGCCGTCTTCCGCCCCGAGGACCGGGGCGGCGCGACCCACTCCCGGTTCACCTCGCAGCGTTCGCAGATCCTCAACCAGTCACCCGAGTTCCGCGACTGCTGAACCCCGCGGCCACGCGTCCGTCCGTCACGTCGTGGGCTGGGTGGTCAGCGACTGCTCGGCCCAGATGACCTTCCCCTCGGGGGTGTAGCGGGTGCCCCAGCGCCGGGTGTACTGGGAGATCAGGAACAGCCCGCGGCCTCCCTCGTCGGTGGTCTTCGGGTGCCGCAGATGAGGGGCGGTCGCGGCGCCGTCGGAGACCTCGCAGATCAGCGCCCGCTCGGTGATCAGACGCAGCCGGATCGGCCCCGAGGCGTACCGGATCGCGTTGGTGACGAGCTCACTCACGACCAGCTCGGTGGTGAAGGCCAGCTCGTCGAGGCCCCACGCGCTCAGCTGCTGCGTCGCCACCTTCCTGGCCTCGGCGACCATGGCCGGATCCGTGGACAGGTCCCAGGTCGCGACCTGCTCGGCGTCGAGCCGGCGGGTGCGCGCCATCAGCAGCGCCACGTCGTCGTACGGCCGCGACGGCACGAGATCGTCCACGATCGTGCGGCACATGCCGTCCAACGGCTGACGGTGCGAGGCCAACGCGCCCCGCAGTCGCTCCCGGCCCGCGTCCGGATCCCGTCCCGTGCGGGGCGTGGCGATCAGCCCGTCGGTGTGCAGGGCGAGCACACTGCCTTCCTCCAGGGTGAGCTCGACGGATTCGAAGGGCAGTCCGGCGACACCCAGCGCGGGACCGCGGGGAAGGTCCGCGAACGTGACGGTGCCGTCGGGGGCGATGACCGCGGGTGCGGGATGTCCCGCGCCCGCCATCGCACACCGCCCGCTCACCGGGTCGTACACGACGTACAGACAGCTGGCTCCCACGGCCTGCATCCCGCTGGTGAGGGTGTCCGCGCCGCTGCCCTCCTCCCGGGCGGCCCGGCTGACCAGGTCGTCCAGGTGCGCGAGCACCTCTTCGGGCGACAGGTCCAGATCGGCGAGGGTCTGTACGGCGGCCCGCAGCCGCCCCATGGCGGCGGCGCCGTCGATGCCGTGACCGGTCACCTCGCCCACGACCAGCGCCACCCGGGCCCCGGACAGCGGAATGACGTCGAACCAGTCCCCGGCGAGGCCCGTCAGCTCGTCCGCGGGCCGGTAGCAGGCCGAGACCTCCACCGCGTTCTGCTCGGGGAAGCGGTGCGGGAGCAGATTGCGCTGGAGAACGAGCGCCGCGTCGCGCTCACGGGTGTAACGACGGGCGTTGTCCAGGCACAGCGCCGCCCTGCCGACGAACTCCTCCGCCAGGCTCAGATCGTCCTCGTCGAAGGGGTCCTCGCGGTCGCGCCGGAAGAACGTGGTGATTCCCAGGGTGACGCCACGGGCCCGGACGGGCACGATCATCGCGCTGTGCAGCCCGAGGTCGAGGAAGGAGGCGGCCGGGCCCTCGCGGGCGCTCGTGCTCCACTTCCTGGCCTGTGGATCGAGCCGCGCCTCACGCCAGGACCGGCCCTCGGCCAGAGCGCGCACCGGGGGAGAGGTCGCCTGGTAGGTCGCGGCCTCGCCCACCTCGACGGCGGTTTCCGGGATACCGGCGCGGACCGACTGCTGTCCGGCACGCCGCAGTGACACCACGTCCGAGTCGCTCAGCCGGCCGGGCACCGGCTCGGCTCCCCTGAGCACGGACTCCAGCAGGTCCACGGTGACGAAGTCGGCCAGCCCCGGTACGGCGACATCGGCCAGCTCCTGCGCGGTGTGCAGGACGTCCAGACTGCGACCGATGTGCTCGCCGGCCCGGTCGAGCAGCGCCAGCCGCCGTCGCGCACGGTAGCGATCGGTGACGTCGACGACGGTGTAGTAGACCCCGATCGGGTGGCCGTGGTCGTCCTCCAGCCGGATGAACGACAGGGAGTGCGCGGACTCGCGATGCGGCGCGGACTGTATGCGGCCCACGTGCTCGTACCCGACGACCGGCCGGCCGCTCTCCAGCACCCGGCGCATCTGCGCCTCGAGCGTCTCGGCGTCCAGGCCCGGCTGGATGTCGCCGAGCCTGCGCCCCAGCCGCCGGTGTGGCGGGCCCCCGCCGAACTGCTCCAGCGCGGCGTTCGACCACACATAGCGCAGGTCCGTGTCCACGATGGCGATGCCCACCGGCGAGCGGGCGTTCATCCGCTCCAGCACCGACCGGCTCATGCTCCAGCCGGGGCCACCGGCCAGATCGGCGAGCAGCACCACCCAGCGCGTCGGCCCGCCGCGCTCGCGTATCGGGACGGCCCGGACCATCACCCGGACCGCGTGCCCGTCCCGGTGCAGCGCGGACAGCAGTCCCGCCCAGCCGCCGCCGTCGCGGCACCGCGCCGAAAGGTCGGGGATCCGCGCCGCGTCCTCCGGAAGCAGCAGGTCGGCGGCGCGGCGGCCCAGGACCTCGGAGGGCGCGTACCCCAGCAGGCGCTCGGCGTCCGCGGTCCAGCTGGTCACCGTCATCCGGGCGTCGAGCAGCAGCGGCGCGGCGTCCGCCATGTCGAAACGCCGGCGGGCGGCCGACACGTCTCGTTCCTCGCTCGCAGCCACGGCGACCCTCTCCGCTCCCCGAAGGTGGTCCTACCCGCTATTTGCCCATTCTTCACGTTGTACGACCACGTGGGCTCGGGTGCCTGGGGCGCCGTTGAACCCCGGGGCCGCCGGCCGCGTATCACTCCACGGGGATGGCGTGAAACCGCGCGCATGGAAGGAGAGCAGTGTGCCGACACCGCCCGAACCAGGGCAGCCCGGGGGGCGACGGGCGATCGAACCCACCTATGTTCAGCGGCGCCGCCGGACGGAGGCACTCGCGCAACTTCTGAAGGAGGTGCGGGAGGAGCAGCACGGTCCCGACTCGGACGAGAACTACGAGGTCATCGCCGTACCGGTCGCGACGGTCGCCGTGACGCCGCCGGTGGCCGAGGACGCGACCGAGGAACTGCCACCCGTCCTGGTGGGCGAGGACTACACCCGGGGCGGGCGACCGGTGGGGGCTCGCGGGCCCTCCTCCGCTCCCGGCGTCCACCGCGAGCGCGGGCCCGCGGGCGAGCGGACGGCCGGGTGGGGTGCGGGGCACCGCCGCGCGGCGGTCGTCATCGGGGTCACGGGGGCGGCCCTCGTCGGCTTCGCCCTCGCGCTCCTGCTGCCCGGCGGTGAGCAGGAGGCCGGCGCACAGGCCGGGCGGGCCCCGACCGGCGCGCCCACGACGGCCGCCGCCCAGGTACCGTCCGCGAGCGCCGACCCGGACGGTGCGGGCACCCTCCGCGAGGGGGACAGCGGCCCCGCGGTCAAGGACCTGCAGCAACGGCTGCTCCGGATCCCGAACGTCTACGACCACGGCTCCACGAACGGCACCTACGACGCCACGCTCACGGCCGCGGTCGCGCGCTTCCAGCTCTGGTACGGGATCAGGGGCGACGAGACGGGCGTCTACGGCAACGACACCCGCGCCGACCTCGAATCCCGTACGACGCTGTGACCCCGTACGGCTCTACGGCTCTACGGCTGTCGAACGGGTGCCGAGCGCGCCGCCAGGACCGTCAGGTGGCCGCGGACGACCGGGTGAACTCCCTTATCGCCCGGGCGAGTTCCGTCGGCCGGTCCAGCGGGACGAGCGTGTAGCTGTCGTCGATCTC is a window of Streptomyces sp. NBC_00271 DNA encoding:
- a CDS encoding SpoIIE family protein phosphatase, with the protein product MADAAPLLLDARMTVTSWTADAERLLGYAPSEVLGRRAADLLLPEDAARIPDLSARCRDGGGWAGLLSALHRDGHAVRVMVRAVPIRERGGPTRWVVLLADLAGGPGWSMSRSVLERMNARSPVGIAIVDTDLRYVWSNAALEQFGGGPPHRRLGRRLGDIQPGLDAETLEAQMRRVLESGRPVVGYEHVGRIQSAPHRESAHSLSFIRLEDDHGHPIGVYYTVVDVTDRYRARRRLALLDRAGEHIGRSLDVLHTAQELADVAVPGLADFVTVDLLESVLRGAEPVPGRLSDSDVVSLRRAGQQSVRAGIPETAVEVGEAATYQATSPPVRALAEGRSWREARLDPQARKWSTSAREGPAASFLDLGLHSAMIVPVRARGVTLGITTFFRRDREDPFDEDDLSLAEEFVGRAALCLDNARRYTRERDAALVLQRNLLPHRFPEQNAVEVSACYRPADELTGLAGDWFDVIPLSGARVALVVGEVTGHGIDGAAAMGRLRAAVQTLADLDLSPEEVLAHLDDLVSRAAREEGSGADTLTSGMQAVGASCLYVVYDPVSGRCAMAGAGHPAPAVIAPDGTVTFADLPRGPALGVAGLPFESVELTLEEGSVLALHTDGLIATPRTGRDPDAGRERLRGALASHRQPLDGMCRTIVDDLVPSRPYDDVALLMARTRRLDAEQVATWDLSTDPAMVAEARKVATQQLSAWGLDELAFTTELVVSELVTNAIRYASGPIRLRLITERALICEVSDGAATAPHLRHPKTTDEGGRGLFLISQYTRRWGTRYTPEGKVIWAEQSLTTQPTT
- a CDS encoding SCO5389 family protein; the protein is MSLDVSPKLLAEAERGPVREADFVDTVRTSLPYAYDLIADLAHQLRDGTAEFADNHTPPPSEKERGQLLRALASDAIRGSLERHFGVTLAFMNCHRVAVFRPEDRGGATHSRFTSQRSQILNQSPEFRDC
- the rpmF gene encoding 50S ribosomal protein L32 → MAVPKRKMSRSNTRHRRAQWKAATARLVPITVDGASHLVPQRLAKAYERGLLRPEG
- a CDS encoding helix-turn-helix domain-containing protein, translated to MHIHPNTLRYRPTKIEQTVGINLADPDIRLVLALQRKALDPACPTRPVRPRPRPRRTLPARGETPLTSTRHFRTCVGYGSVTARSSPGGRRVSSS
- a CDS encoding luciferase domain-containing protein, whose product is MTLASRAMTQLAGWPDLAEARPSCGTGRALSSAQGEIVHFHSDHDVDLHLTARAIHRFQDHLRGATAVRMVPESRWVTIRLEVNADISLLLTLVSLALQSHQAWPVPGDSLSAGCNDLRSMVLPRDSVG
- a CDS encoding ATP-binding protein, yielding MRAAFVGKGGSGKTTLSALFSRELAHSGAPVVAIDGDINQHLAHALGLGDDETFAAPPLSARLGEIKAHLRGSNPRITSPEAMIKTTPPGRGSRLLRLLGDDPVHTSHLQRVGGVPLMVTGEFDESDLGVACYHSKLGAVELYLNHLVDGHGEYVVVDMTAGADAFASGLFTRFDMTFLVAEPTRKGVSVYRQYRDHAEEFGIPIAVIGNKVTAEDDLLFLKEHVGDDLLTYVRHSSWVRAQEQGRPHGDLEPHNIHALRHMRTALDARTKDWTAFQEHAVAFHLRNAAAWADRATGTDLSAQIDPDFRHGPTALEPSTD
- a CDS encoding DUF6445 family protein encodes the protein MSSHPPRTPALPVLPYRKPTRDRDYWVFDDVLPDADAVRARCLAKDDWAKGYPYTSESWPGLRTMPGLEPGELARVERLVKKATGAKELWVQSTPSGGTLNHNCVQVVGKDEGQPRPHTDSRALCRYAAVLYLNPVVPKSCGTSFYRQSLPGGRLGGNVVAAPHNNLVDALGTRFVAPDSFVEDLEVPHRYNRLLLYHANLMHSATGYWGSTLEDKRMTAVFFWMA
- a CDS encoding peptidoglycan-binding domain-containing protein — translated: MPTPPEPGQPGGRRAIEPTYVQRRRRTEALAQLLKEVREEQHGPDSDENYEVIAVPVATVAVTPPVAEDATEELPPVLVGEDYTRGGRPVGARGPSSAPGVHRERGPAGERTAGWGAGHRRAAVVIGVTGAALVGFALALLLPGGEQEAGAQAGRAPTGAPTTAAAQVPSASADPDGAGTLREGDSGPAVKDLQQRLLRIPNVYDHGSTNGTYDATLTAAVARFQLWYGIRGDETGVYGNDTRADLESRTTL